Sequence from the Bremerella volcania genome:
GAACCATCGGGGCCATGATCATCAGCTTGGTTTCCTCAGGCAGGGCTAAGAGGCGATCTTGAATCTGTTCGGCGGTTTGCTGGGTGATCGGACGCCCGCACTTCCAGCAGTGTGGTTGGCCGAGGCGAGCCATCAGCAGACGGAGGTAGTCGTAGATCTCGGTGATGGTGGCGACGGTGCTGCGCGGGTTCTGGCTGCCGGTGCGCTGGTCGATGCAGATAGTGGGCTGCAGGCCGACGATCAGGTCGACGTCGGGGCGTTCCATCTGGTCGAGGAACTGCCGCGCGTAGACCGACAGGCTTTCGACATACTGCCGCTGACCTTCGGCGTAGAGCGTATCGAGAGCAAGCGAGCTCTTGCCGCTGCCGCTGGGCCCGGTGATGACGATCAACTGATCTCGAGGGAGATCGATGTCGATGTTTTTGAGGTTATGAACACGGGCCCCACGAACGCAGATCGAGGACGTATCCTGCGTCGGATCGATGGCAGACAGCTTATCTCGATGAAAATCCACGATGGCAGACAGTCATGCTGGGCGGAAAGATCGGGACTTCGCGCCGTGCCCCTGCCATGGGGCAATCCCGACCTTAAAGGTATAAATGATGAGCGACAATTCAGTTCAGGCTAACAGGGCCCAACCCAGGTGGCAACTAGAGGGGAAGCGTGGGTTTTCAGTTTTCAGTGTTCCGTTTTCAGTCAGACGGGCTGAACGCCACGCGCGGTATCGTCGTAACTCCTGTCCCCTCGACCCTTTGGGGAGAGGGTTAGGGTGAGGGGCGAGTCTGTTACCCACTTTCCAACCCTCTCCCTTGGCAAGGGAGAGGGGACGAGAAAGCGCACAAGTCATGCCTTCTTTCAAGCGGGATAGAAGAATCAGGCACAACCACTTACAACTTCCTGACGACTGAAAATGGAACACTTCAAACTGAAAACTACCAGCGAAGCATATGCATCATTTCATGAATTACGACCAGCGCGAGGACCGGCTTTTAGCTCCTTACGCGCTTCGAAGTAAACAGTCGCGCGGTCGCGAGCACGAAGAGGCCGACCAGCCGTATCGCTCGCCGTTTCAGCGCGATCGCGATCGGATCATCCATAGCAGTGCATTCCGCCGGATGGCCGACAAAACGCAGGTCTTCATGAGCGTCAGCGACTACCACCGCACGCGGCTGACTCACACGATCGAAGTCGTGAACGTGGCCCGCACCATCGGCCGCAGTTTGGGACTGAATGAAGAACTGATTGAGGCTTTAGGGTATCTGCACGACCTAGGGCATCCGCCACTGGGGCACACGGGGGAAGAGGTACTTCAGGAGTGCATGGCTGACTGCGGAGGGTTCTCGCACAACGCGTTCGGCCTGGTGCTGGTGAAGTTTCTTGAAACGCGCAGTCCCTACTACGACGGGCTGAACCTCACGCACGAGGTGCTGGAGGGGCAGATCACGCGGGTCGACAAGCGGCAGATGACTTTCCTGCGGCCGCTATTGGAAGCCCAGACGGTCGAGGCCTGCGACAGCATTACGTACGACACGCACGACGCCGACGACGCGCTCAAGCTAGGGCTGGTGAATTTCGACGAGCTGATGCAGGTTCCGCTATTTGCGCAAGCGGCCGAGAAAGCGTATCAGCGGTATGGCCAATTGGAAGGGCGTCGGTTGCGGAAGATGGTCATCCACCAACTGATCGACATTCAGGTCACCGACGTCATGCAGACCGCGATGGAGCGGATCGCCAAGTGGAGCCCGGCCACGCCGGAGGAAGCCGAGATGTGCGAGCCGATCGTGACGGTGAGCGATGACCTTCGTGCGCGAAAAACCCAGCTCGAGCGGTTCCTGTTTGATAGGGTTTACCGCCATCCTGACATCGTCGAGTTCCGCCAGCGCGGCCAGGACCAACTGCGGCGGATGTACGAGGGGTATTTACGCCGTCCAGAGCTGGTACGTGGTAAATGTGCCGACTGGTTCGAGGTTTGGGGGCTTCCTCGTACCGTAGGGTATTACATCGCCACCATGACCGATTCTTACTGCCAACGGGAGTTTGAAGCCCATTTTCGCTAGTCTATGGGGATGCTTTCGCTGCAAAAGCGGAGTAGAATACGTCACTTGGATTTGAGATTAGGTTTGTCTTTTAAGGGGAGCACGACCTGCCTGACCGAAGGTTGCCGTCGCGGTTATCTCGTTTTGGGTCGTCTCCTGCAGGCTCTCCATGGCGCTGATTGTACTTAGAATTGTTTTTATCTTGGTGGCCGCCGGTGTCGGCATCACGGTCATCCAGGTCGATGCTTTCCGCAGTGCGCTGCAGGACCAGCCATTTTGGGCGTTCGTCGGGGTTCTGGTCCTGGCGTTGGCGGTCATCGGCATCGATATATTCGTCAAGAACAAGCGATACGACACCATCTCTGGGGTCTATTTCGGGCTACTGGTGGGGCTCTCGCTGACCTACATTCTGGGGCTGATCACCCAGGTATGGTTCCCGGCCGACAATCCCGGAGCGGTCACGGCCCACCGGGCACTACAATTGGTGGTCGGGATGGTGCTGTGTTACAGCTGTATCAGCCTGGTGCTGCAAACCAAGGACGACTTTCGCTTCATCATTCCTTACGTCGAATTTGCCAAGGAAGTGAAAGGGCCCAAGCCGTACGTGCTGGATACCAGCATCGTGATCGATGGCCGCATCGCCGACGTCGTCGAGACCGGCTTCTTCGACAACGTGCTGATCATGCCCAGGTTCGTTCTGGCCGAACTGCAAGGCATCGCCGATAGCAGCGACAAGCTGAAGCGCAGCCGCGGCCGCCGTGGGCTCGATATCTTGAACCGCCTGCGAAACAACGACCAGGTCGACCTAAAGATCCACGATCGCGAGACGCCCGACATGGAAGGCCAACCGGTCGACATGAAGCTGGTGCTGCTGGCGAAGCTGCTGGAAGGGAAGATCGTCACCGGCGATTACAACCTGAACAAGGTTGCCAAGCTGCATAACGTGGAAGTGATCAACCTGAACGAAATCGCCAACGCCTTGAAACCGGTCTTCCTGCCAGGCGAACATCTTTCGGTGCGGATTGTCAAAAAGGGTGAAGAAGATAGCCAAGGCGTCGGCTACCTGGACGACGGAACGATGATCGTCGTCGAAGGGGGGCGTGAGCACATCAACAGCCAGGTCCGCATTCTGGTGACCAGCGTGCTGCAGACCAGTGCCGGCCGCATGATCTTCGGACGCTATGAAGCGAACGAAGGGGGCCCTTCCGGCGGCGGTCAAAAGACGCCGGCTAACACTTCCGCCTAATGCCCCAATTGGAAATCCCTGGGTTGCAGGATGGCTGCGACTTCTGAGTCGATCGCCATCTTGGATCCGCCTACGAACATTCACTGACGCTGACTCTTTCCCCACACATTCGCGTGACTGAATCCGACAAGCCTGAAACTTCCGACAACAGCGATAACGCCAGCTTCGAGCTTGCCAAGGCAGCCGCCCAGGTCATCGAAGACAACAACGGCCGCGATATCTGCATCCTCGACATGCGGCACCTGACGCCGATCTTCGATTACTTCGTCATCGGCACCGGCGGCAGCCGCCGGCAGCTGCACGCAATGAGCGAAGAGATCGACGACAAGCTCGAGAAAGAGCTGGGTGATCGCCGCATGGGACGCGAAGGGTACGACGAAAGCCGCTGGATCTTGTTGGACTACGGCACCATCGTCTGCCATCTGTTCGACGAAGAAACCCGCGAGTACTTCCAGCTGGAACAACTGTGGGCCGATGCCAAGAAGGTTGACCTGACCGGCATCTTGCGAAACCCGGGCGAATAAGCGCTGGCAAGCGAGCCTCTTTATCTTGTCCCCTCGCCCCTTAGGGGAGAGGGTTAGGGTGAGGGGCGAACCAGGTACCCGCTTCCCAACCCTCACCCTAGCCCTCTCCCTTGGGAAGGGAGAGGGGACAAGATCGAGAACACTTTGATTCATCCAAGCTGCAAGCCACTTTCATGAATATTCTTGCTCTGCTTCGTGCCCGATTTAAGCCTGTGCTCGCGACCCTGACCGACGAGGTGGGTCCGCTGCTGGAGATGATTCGCCCGGCGGGCGATCCGAAGTTCGGCGACTACCAGGCGAACTTCGCGATGGGCCTGGCGAAGAAGCTCGGCAAGAATCCGCGCGACTTGGCCACCGAGGTCGTCCAGGCCGTCAAAGTGGAAGATATTTGCGAAACACCCGAAGTCGCCGGGCCTGGCTTCATCAACTTGAAGCTCCGCGGAGATTGGATCCAGCAGCGGCTCGAGCATGCCAAGGCCGATCCGCGGCTAGGGATCAAAAAGGTCGACCAGCCGCGGACCTACGTGGTCGACTACTCTTCGCCCAACGTGGCCAAACCGATGCACGTCGGTCACATCCGCAGCACGGTGATCGGTGACTCGCTCTGCCGCACGCTGAAGTTCGTCGGGCACAACGTGATTAGCGACAACCATCTCGGCGATTGGGGTACCCAGTTTGGGATGATCATCTACGGCTACAAGCACTTCGCCGACAAAGACGCCTACCAGAAGGCCCCGGTGCCGGAGTTGTCGCGGATCTACCGCGTCGTGCGAGGGCTGATGGATTACTTCGATGCGAAGAAAGAGCTGCCGCAACTGATCGAGAAACTCGCCGAACGAACGGCCGAGTACGAAACGGCCAAGAATGCCCCCGAGCCCACCGACAAGGCGGAAGCGAAAAAGCAGAAGAAAGAAGTCGGCCGTTTTCAATCGCAGATCAAGGAACTCAACGAAGCAATCGAGTCGACCAAGGCCAAGATCGCCAAGACCGAGGACTCGCCTGAGCTGAAGAAGATGGCCGACGAGCATGCCGAGATCGGCACTGCGGTCCTCCAGGAAACGGCTAAGCTGCACGAAGGGGACGAAGAGAACATCGCCCTCTGGAAAGAGTTTCTGCCGTTCTGCGAAGACGAAATCAAACGCGTCTACCAGCGGCTCAACGTGACGTTCGATCATCAATTGGGCGAAAGCTTCTATCACGATCGCCTCGCCCCGGTGGTGGCAGAGTTCGAGAAACGCGGCCTGGCGAAGGAGTCGCAAGGAGCGACGTGCGTGTTCCTCGAAGGGTTCAAAGCCCCGATGATCATTCGCAAACGCGACGGCGCGTTTCTCTACTCGACGACCGACCTGGCGACCATCGCCTACCGCATGGAGCACTGGAAACCCGATGCGATTCTTTACGTCGTCGACTTTCGCCAAGGGGAGCATTTCGACAAGCTGTTCGCCGCCACGCGGCTGTGGGGCTACACCGACGTCGAACTGAAGCACGTCAGCTTCGGGACCGTCATGGGGGAAGACGGCAAGCCGTTCAAGACGCGGGCCGGCGATACGGTGGGCCTGGAAGGTCTGTTGGATGAAGCGGTTGCCCGTGCCTACAAGGTTGTAAGTGGTTCAGGAGATGGTTTCGCCGAAGGGGTAGCGAACGACGAGTCGTATCAAAAGAAAGTTGCCGAGACGGTGGGGATCGCCGCGCTGAAGTATGGCGACCTGTCGCAGAATCGTGAGTCGGACTACAAGTTCAGCTACGACAAAATGCTCGCGCTCAATGGGAATACGTCGA
This genomic interval carries:
- a CDS encoding PIN/TRAM domain-containing protein, translating into MALIVLRIVFILVAAGVGITVIQVDAFRSALQDQPFWAFVGVLVLALAVIGIDIFVKNKRYDTISGVYFGLLVGLSLTYILGLITQVWFPADNPGAVTAHRALQLVVGMVLCYSCISLVLQTKDDFRFIIPYVEFAKEVKGPKPYVLDTSIVIDGRIADVVETGFFDNVLIMPRFVLAELQGIADSSDKLKRSRGRRGLDILNRLRNNDQVDLKIHDRETPDMEGQPVDMKLVLLAKLLEGKIVTGDYNLNKVAKLHNVEVINLNEIANALKPVFLPGEHLSVRIVKKGEEDSQGVGYLDDGTMIVVEGGREHINSQVRILVTSVLQTSAGRMIFGRYEANEGGPSGGGQKTPANTSA
- the argS gene encoding arginine--tRNA ligase, which encodes MNILALLRARFKPVLATLTDEVGPLLEMIRPAGDPKFGDYQANFAMGLAKKLGKNPRDLATEVVQAVKVEDICETPEVAGPGFINLKLRGDWIQQRLEHAKADPRLGIKKVDQPRTYVVDYSSPNVAKPMHVGHIRSTVIGDSLCRTLKFVGHNVISDNHLGDWGTQFGMIIYGYKHFADKDAYQKAPVPELSRIYRVVRGLMDYFDAKKELPQLIEKLAERTAEYETAKNAPEPTDKAEAKKQKKEVGRFQSQIKELNEAIESTKAKIAKTEDSPELKKMADEHAEIGTAVLQETAKLHEGDEENIALWKEFLPFCEDEIKRVYQRLNVTFDHQLGESFYHDRLAPVVAEFEKRGLAKESQGATCVFLEGFKAPMIIRKRDGAFLYSTTDLATIAYRMEHWKPDAILYVVDFRQGEHFDKLFAATRLWGYTDVELKHVSFGTVMGEDGKPFKTRAGDTVGLEGLLDEAVARAYKVVSGSGDGFAEGVANDESYQKKVAETVGIAALKYGDLSQNRESDYKFSYDKMLALNGNTSTYMQYAYARVQSIFRKGEVEIDNLRTSGARITIEHPAERQLAMAILRFSEALDDVLLDYRPNYLTSYLFDQLAKSYSSFFENCPVLKAETEEQKNSRLLLCDLTARVIQQGLDLLGIQTVEKM
- the rsfS gene encoding ribosome silencing factor, which codes for MTESDKPETSDNSDNASFELAKAAAQVIEDNNGRDICILDMRHLTPIFDYFVIGTGGSRRQLHAMSEEIDDKLEKELGDRRMGREGYDESRWILLDYGTIVCHLFDEETREYFQLEQLWADAKKVDLTGILRNPGE
- the dgt gene encoding dGTP triphosphohydrolase, producing MNYDQREDRLLAPYALRSKQSRGREHEEADQPYRSPFQRDRDRIIHSSAFRRMADKTQVFMSVSDYHRTRLTHTIEVVNVARTIGRSLGLNEELIEALGYLHDLGHPPLGHTGEEVLQECMADCGGFSHNAFGLVLVKFLETRSPYYDGLNLTHEVLEGQITRVDKRQMTFLRPLLEAQTVEACDSITYDTHDADDALKLGLVNFDELMQVPLFAQAAEKAYQRYGQLEGRRLRKMVIHQLIDIQVTDVMQTAMERIAKWSPATPEEAEMCEPIVTVSDDLRARKTQLERFLFDRVYRHPDIVEFRQRGQDQLRRMYEGYLRRPELVRGKCADWFEVWGLPRTVGYYIATMTDSYCQREFEAHFR